One Hermetia illucens chromosome 4, iHerIll2.2.curated.20191125, whole genome shotgun sequence DNA segment encodes these proteins:
- the LOC119655970 gene encoding WD repeat-containing protein 19, protein MSYDKVLFKHEEPHGPGDVYFIWQKGASGSLLASTGSDGTVAIFNRQGQLVERLILQSLCSGFSWDSDGDILGIITSNSSQVTLWDSNSHRKQLLDTGLRDPLSCIVWAKTSPILAVGTSRGNLAIYNHQTLKRIPILGKHSKRIVCGAWSAENLLALGSDDKSFSISNEEGDSMRVVPLRDVPSDMYFAQMKTDEKMPGENAVSMIIGKRTLYLYCMAEPDSPIELGFQSRYGPLIQHKWFGDGYILLGFSHGHLVAISTHPKDIGQELWQVKNHRDILTGVAHCPVLDIVASCGDNTVKIHSITNLHETEKILTLPDQSAVQMIDWSSDGQLLAVTTAQGAICTFVTKLQIMHSVSPPRIAILSSIVEVSIYTYAPEKSKMLPSKLILEVEPSFIAIGPFHLAAGMNNHAWFYDLGKNLADSPVLLGDREFISEIHSAQLNADFCAAICGEQLILQSIESDNPATKDKTTQSFPSAVPGLNSGVITSMKLSNEFLIFATDLGDLVYFSLDQWSTSIKYRHTMGIKSIYSDSEGTKLVFVDDHGQGFIFLPSCEESTMISDFPKKCDGVLWDYLQPNVFIVFDNKICTTFSFVRYSVLGKHTVTVGETKLISGQVPLMLYNGDVCLYVDGKFSTITLSTHLSVPGTDPKEQLDTFIKLRKFQDAYKLCEQVKDEEFWRKLGEQAIEDLDPAFALKIYQKIGNASMVFALQEMQHIEDCNLLSGFCCLILDKAEEAKTFFAKSLNPQEALELCRDLLQWEQAMILATSLAPEQVPFIAREYAQQLEFAGSYSEALYHYEKGYKEDIIHGSGDTLENASPELLEHVRLCKAGLARTSIKTGDFRRGIQFAVELNDKQLFYDCGESLITVGHLMEGAGLFEKGEFWDEACSHYIQLKMWNKVNKILPHVTSHKLHTAYAKAKEADGHYTEAISSYKISGDLDSVVRIYLEQLSDPHSASEVVLESRSSEGAKMLAKFYQKIGDVEQALQFLVMCGCIQEAFTLAQRHNRLKLYGELLERYENAQPSDYIALAHHFDSEKYTLLAGKYYFLGREFSKALKLLLKASSFTNEETTALSLAIDCVATSNSDQLSGQLIEFLLGEVDGSPKDPKYLFRLYMARKHYKDAAKTAVIIANQEQVAGNYRSAHDLLFSMYQELRRNNLSIATDMRHNLILLHRYTLVRIHVKLGNHLLAAKLLVHVAANISQFPSHVVPILTSTVIECHRAGLKKSAFTYASMLMRPEYRNQIDSKYSKKVEGIVRKAPKGIKDFKDDFEGETMECPICDANLPNMDVTCYQCKTTLPICIATGQHIVKENMAACPECDFPCFRPEMEKILSELNQCPMCSETVDSNRLMDVEDIRPYILPIL, encoded by the exons CTCCTATTCTAGCAGTTGGAACATCACGTGGTAATTTAGCGATTTACAATCACCAAACATTGAAAAGGATCCCAATCTTGGGCAAGCATTCAAAACGCATAGTTTGTGGGGCTTGGTCAGCCGAAAATCTGCTGGCACTAGGCAGTGATGATAAGAGTTTTTCAATCAGTAATGAGGAAGGTGATTCAATGAGGGTCGTTCCCTTGCGTGATGTTCCTAGTGATATGTACTTTGCTCAAATGAAAACCGATGAAAAAATGCCTGGAGAAAATGCTGTGAGTATGATTATCGGAAAACGGACTTTGTATCTGTACTGCATGGCCGAACCAGATTCTCCTATTGAGTTGGGATTTCAAAGTCGCTATGGTCCGTTGATTCAGCATAAATGGTTTGGGGATGGATATATTTTGTTAGGTTTCTCACATGGGCATCTGGTGGCGATTTCCACTCATCCGAAAGATATTGGACAGGAATTGTGGCAG GTGAAAAATCATCGGGATATTTTGACTGGAGTGGCCCATTGTCCGGTGCTCGATATTGTTGCATCGTGCGGTGATAATAC GGTCAAAATCCATTCGATTACAAATCTTCATGAAACGGAGAAAATACTAACACTTCCTGACCAGTCAGCTGTTCAGATGATTGATTGGAGCTCAGATGGCCAACTTCTTGCCGTTACAACAGCTCAAGGAGCTATTTGTACATTTGTAACAAAATTGCAAATTATGCATTCAGTATCACCTCCACGTATAGCAATCCTAAGCAGTATTGTTGAAGTATCCATATACACTTATGCACCTGAAAAG TCCAAAATGTTACCAAGTAAATTAATCCTCGAAGTGGAACCATCATTCATTGCGATTGGTCCGTTTCACTTAGCAGCGGGAATGAACAATCACGCGTGGTTTTATGATCTCGGAAAGAATTTAGCAGATAGTCCAGTGTTGTTAGGCGATAGAGAGTTCATATCAGAAATCCATAGTGCTCAATTAAATGCAGACTTCTGTGCAGCAATATGCGGCGAACAACTGATTTTGCAGTCGATTGAGTCGGATAATCCTGCAACAAAGGATAAGACTACACAATCCTTTCCTTCTGCTGTTCCCGGGTTGAATTCTGGGGTGATAACAAGCATGAAACTATCTAATGAGTTTCTCATTTTTGCAACAGAT TTGGGCGATCTGGTGtatttttccttggaccaatggtcAACTAGTATTAAATATCGCCATACCATGGGGATAAAAAGTATTTATAGTGATTCAGAAGGTACAAAACTGGTATTTGTAGACGACCATGGTCAGGGCTTCATTTTCTTGCCG AGCTGTGAAGAATCCACGATGATATCCGACTTTCCCAAAAAATGCGATGGTGTCCTCTGGGACTATTTACAACCGAACGTTTTTATTGTGTTTGACAATAAAATTTGCACTACTTTTAGTTTTGTTCGATATTCGGTCTTGG GTAAGCACACTGTCACTGTTGGTGAAACCAAATTGATATCAGGGCAAGTCCCTCTAATGTTATACAATGGGGACGTTTGCTTGTATGTGGACGGTAAATTCAGTACAATTACGCTCTCAACGCATTTGTCGGTACCGGGGACAGATCCGAAGGAGCAATTAGATACTTTCATTAAGTTGCGGAAGTTTCAAGACGCTTATAAGTTATGCGAACAAGTTAAGGATGAGGAATTTTGGAGAAAGCTTGGTGAGCAGGCTATAGAAGATTTGGATCCAGCATTTG CTCTTAAAATTTATCAGAAAATCGGGAATGCTTCAATGGTTTTCGCTTTACAAGAAATGCAACACATCGAGGATTGTAATTTATTGTCAGGTTTCTGCTGCCTTATATTGGATAAGGCTGAAGAGGCCAAGACATTCTTTGCGAAAAGTCTGAATCCGCAAGAAGCGCTAGAATTATGCCGTGATTTATTGCAATGGGAACAAGCTATGATTTTGGCAACGTCTTTGGCGCCAGAACAGGTACCATTCATTGCACGTGAGTACGCACAGCAGCTAGAATTCGCTGGAAGTTACTCGGAAGCTCTGTACCATTACGAGAAAGGTTATAAAGAGGACATCATTCATGGGTCAGGAGATACATTGGAAAATGCCTCACCTGAGCTATTGGAACATGTACGGCTTTGTAAAGCTGGATTGGCCAGAACATCAATAAAAACGGGCGATTTTCGTCGTGGAATCCAATTCGCAGTTGAGCTCAATGACAAACAGTTGTTCTATGACTGTGGGGAATCATTGATAACGGTTGGCCACTTGATGGAAGGTGCAGGGTTGTTTGAAAAAGGGGAATTTTGGGATGAAGCATGCTCACATTATATACAACTGAAAATgtggaataaagttaataagatcCTACCTCATGTGACGAGTCATAAGCTACATACTGCTTATGCTAAAGCCAAAGAAGCCGATGGGCACTATACGGAAGCTATATCGAGTTACAAGATCTCAGGTGATTTGGATTCGGTGGTAAGAATATATTTAGAGCAACTATCAGACCCACACTCAGCATCAGAAGTAGTTTTGGAATCGAGATCAAGCGAAGGAGCAAAGATGCTTGCGAAATTTTATCAGAAAATTGGCGATGTTGAACAGGCTTTACAATTCCTGGTGATGTGTGGTTGCATTCAAGAGGCTTTCACCCTTGCACAAAGACACAACCGTTTGAAACTATACGGTGAACTTTTGGAGCGCTATGAGAATGCCCAACCAAGCGATTATATAGCTTTAGCGCACCAttttgatagtgaaaaatacaCACTTCTTGCCGGCAAATATTACTTCCTTGGACGGGAGTTCTCGAAAGCATTAAAACTTTTATTAAAGGCTTCGTCCTTTACTAATGAAGAAACTACGGCTTTATCGTTGGCTATTGATTGTGTCGCTACGTCAAATAGTGACCAGTTATCTGGCCAACTTATTGAATTCCTTCTGGGGGAAGTTGATGGATCGCCAAAAGATCCAAAATATCTATTTCGCTTATACATGGCTCGAAAGCACTATAAAGATGCTGCTAAGACCGCTGTGATAATCGCAAATCAAGAACAGGTTGCTGGAAACTACAGAAGTGCCCATGATCTCTTGTTTTCAATGTATCAGGAACTACGTCGAAATAATTTAAGCATTGCAACTGACATGCGTCATAACTTGATCCTCCTTCATCGCTACACTTTAGTTCGCATTCATGTTAAGCTTGGGAATCATTTACTAGCCGCAAAGTTATTAGTTCATGTAGCGGCAAACATTTCGCAGTTCCCATCAC ATGTTGTCCCAATCTTGACTTCAACTGTCATTGAATGCCACCGAGCTGGATTGAAAAAATCTGCGTTCACATACGCCTCAATGCTTATGCGTCCTGAATACAGGAATCAGATTGATTCAAAATACTCAAAGAAAGTAGAAGGAATTGTGCGGAAAGCGCCAAAGGGCATTAAAGACTTCAAAGATGATTTCGAAGGTGAGACCATGGAATGCCCAATATGCGATGCTAACTTGCCCAATATGGATGTCACTTGCTATCAATGTAAAACAACGTTACCTATTTGTATAGCGACG GGACAGCATATTGTTAAAGAAAATATGGCCGCTTGCCCGGAGTGTGATTTCCCATGCTTCAGGCCTGAGATGGAAAA aATTCTCTCAGAACTTAATCAATGTCCAATGTGTAGTGAGACGGTTGATTCGAACCGGCTAATGGACGTTGAAGATATTCGACCCTATATCTTACCTATTCTATAA